The following is a genomic window from Nitrospira sp..
AGTATAGCCACGAAGGCAGTTCTCGCACGAGTAACACGGTGTGATCGCGTTGACGGCTACTCGATCACCTTCTTTGACACTTTTCACTTCCCTACCCAGCTTGTACACAATGCCGACCGCTTCATGCCCCAACGTCAAATCCTTCCGATCGCCAATTGCGCCTTTGACGGTATGCACATCGGACGTGCATACCAGCGCGCGGGTCGTCTTGATGATCGCGCCGTTGGGCCCAGGGTCGTCGGGAATCGGCTTCTCCATGAATCCGACTTTCCCGATCCCGTGCATCACGAAGGCACTCATCATTCTCGCCATGAACCACCCCTCCTTTGAAATCAAAGGACCGTCCCGCACCGACTGTGAGCGATACGCGCAATTTCATTCGGCAGTTGTATTCATCGACGACCGTCATCGATAGCGGCATAGCCACCCGGCGTTGCGACCGCCGCCGACACAGCCACGATAGAACGTACGCGTCGTCCTAGGATGTTCTCCTCTTCACATGATGGACGGATACGAGTTCGAACCCCGCGGCCCGTTACGAAACGATCCTCTCTGGAGCGAGGGCTCTGATGTAGTGGATGACGTCGGCCATCTGTTCGTCGTCCAGTCGGCCACGCCACGAATGCATGGGGCTGAACAGCACTCCATTGGAAATGGCAACGAGCAGTTCGAAATCTGATTTTTCTCGAGAGCGGGCGCTATGGAAATCCGGTGGGCGCACGATCAACTCGCGTGCCTCAGGCCCGTTGCCATCTCCGAGTCTCCCGTGACAGCGGAGACACTGCTCCTTGTAGATGAACTCACCTCTGTCTGGGTTTCCTCCGAGATCTTGAGCCGAAAGCCATGAGCCTCCGAAGATCACAATGCTGAGGACGATGACGATGCCCCCGTTTGTGCGCGTCGACATAGACATTGTGCCATCTCCTTCGTTGCCACTCCGGTGTGTTCGGCCCCTTTACGGCAGCCGTTCGGACGGTTGTTCGCAACATGCTCTTTCGCGCGGCTCCGTTTCATCCGGTGGACCATGTCGCCCCATCTCTTCCCGTCCCATGTCGCGGCGTGCTCCCATGGGACCCGTCTCTTCTCGTCGTCCTATCCCGCTCCTCAGGCCATGACCGCCGACAAAGCTGCGTTCATATTCCATGATGCTCCAGATCTCTTCGTCTGTTAGCATTCCACCAAAGCCGACCATTCCGGTTCCCGGTGACCCATGTTTGATGACCCAGAAGATTTCACCCTCGGTGCGGTGTCTCCAGAAACCATGATGGTGAAAATTACGCGGAGACGGGTCCAGCCCCAGGGCTGCCGGCCCGTCTCCGCGACCGGTTGCACCATGGCACGTAACGCAAGTCCCCTTGCCGTGATAGAGCGCTTTCCCCATCTCCAGAACGTCGGCGGAGTCAGGGAGGGGACTTCGCATCGCCCGAGCCTCGGTCAATTTGTCTTCCGGCACCCTCGGCTGCATCATATGGCGCTCGGCGGCCGTTACTTCCACGCACCATATCAACCCGACCATCGTGATCATGACATAGCCCACGCGCGAATAATCCATACGTCCCCCCTGACAGGTACCGCACACCCACGGATCTCGGAACACGACTCACTCATCACTCACAGGCGTCCACAGCGGTTCCGCAATGTTGTACCTTCTCTGTCGCCGTCCGTATCTCGTGGATCATTGGGCGGCGACGCAACGTGTCCCTGATACTGCGAGTTCAGAATGCCCTGCGATTCTTCGTGACCCGGTCTCGTTACGCTTCTGCCACCACCTGTGGAACGAGACGCGGATGACCGAGCGCGAACTTCGGCGCTTTCACCGTCAAGACAGGGCACGTCGCGCGACGCAATACGGCTTCCGCCACACTGCCGAACCGCAGGCGCGATATGCCACGTCGCCCATGAGTCCCCATCACGATGAGATCGCATCCGACCCGCAACGCGCTACTGAGTATGGACTCCGACGGTATTCCTCCCGAAATCTCAAATTCAGCCTGCAATCCCAAGGATTTGATGAGATCTCTGAATTCCGTGAGTTGCTTTTTCCAATGATCCCGCTTACGAACGTCATGCTCGATCGCACCGAGGCCGTACTCCAAGTCATAGTAGAGCGGCTCCAGCACGTGTACCAAGGTCACTTTGGATCCCAAGCCATTGGCCAACTGGATTGCGTATTCCAATGAATCTAACGACGGACTGGAGAAATCAACCGGGGCGAGAATGTGGCGAACAGGAATGGAAGACAGAGCCTCCGTGACCGGTCTTGCCTCCTCATCACCAAGGCCGGGAACAGCAAGTATCGGACAGGGCCCTTCCTTGATGACCCGTTCGGCCGTGCTTCCAAGGAGTCCGTGCAAAATCTTGGTACACCCCTGGGCACCAAGCACCACTAAATCAGCTCCGTTCTCTCGTGCGACAAGGTTGATCTGTTCGCTGGGAATCCCCACTGACTGTCGCACCGAGCCTGCAATACCGCTGCGCGCCATCTGATCCTGAACGACCTCCAGTCGACGGGCGGTCTCCTTCTGCGCCTGTTCCACGACCGAAAGCCCGGCCGCGTTATCCTTCAACCAAACGGGCCGTTCGATGACGTGAAGCACATCCACCGTGACATCCCAGGCGGTCGCCAAATACATCGCGTACTCCTGCGCCCGGGCGGAACAGTCTGAAAAATCCGTTGGGAAAAGGATGCGCGTTATCAATCGTGGATTCATGGATGCTCCTTCACGCTGCCATGTGTCGCGATTCAGTCTCGAGATCTGCCGACGGAAACACGAAAGGAGGGAGCAAAAAAAGTGCCGGGTTCAGATCACTCGCCGCTGCAACACAAGCGGCGTTTCACACGAATAATGTTTCACTCGGCGCAGAGAATGAACGCCCTGGTTGTCCCGAATCGCCTCACAAGTGAATTGTATACTGAGGCAATCCACCACCTTAATACGGGCGCCTCTCTTTCTTTTCCGAACACCAGCGAGAATATAAGTCAGAGGCAACAACGGGGAAGAGAATGGGGATGTGTACAACAACAGCCGAGAGCGTGGCTACTGCTTCTGCCGAAATGACCGGGCATTCCACGCACTCGGCGTAGAGCTGAAGCCGCAGGTCTTGACCGGCCGGCGTAGATTTGTGTTTGAACTGGACTCGCGTGAAATCACGTGGCCTGAGAAACATCGACGTCGCCGCCGGGCCGTTGTCGCGCCCATCCGGCACGGGACAGACCACTTAGCGTTGCGCGAAGCTCCGTTTTCAAAGATCTAGTCATACCCCCACCCATGCATAGAGGGAGCAGGGACGGCGACGGTCAAGCAAGAGCAGGAGACTGAGCGTGATCAACAACACTCGGCGCCCAGAAATGGTGACGCTTCCCGTGACAGAATCTTTCCCACCTCAGATCGCGGCGCGCCGGTCGTATCGGAGCCGTGACGGGGAGGCCGAAGCCTCCCCGCAGGTCACATCAAGCGATGTTATTGCACCTCAACCGTGATGGTGTCGGATGCAGTAAGGTGGTCGTGGTCATGGGTCGCAGCCTGCACCTTGATTTCGTGAGGCCCCTTGCTCAGGCCCTTGAACGTGCCGGGAAACTTTTTTTGAGGTTCGCCGTCCAGATAAACATGCCCATGAGCCGCCTTGGAACCCTTGACGAGTTCATATTTGAGATCAAAGGTATCACCGACCTTGTCCCCGTTCTTCGGCGAGATGATCGTAACCTTCGAGCCGTCGTCGACATCGGCGAAGGCGGGGTTGATCGACGCAGTCATGGAGAGGGCAACCATCGCAAGACCGAACAACAACATTCCTTTCATGAGAACCTCCTTTGGGTGAATAGGCCTGAATCGTGACGATTCAGGATGAATGACGACGCAAATGGCCGCCGAGGATGGGCACGTTCTGTGTCAGAATCGTACGGCACTCGAACAGGATGCGCCCCTTCTTTTGTGGGAGACCCGCTCGCCGAGAAAGGATTCAAATTTTTATTGCCGTGACTGAGACAGGTAGCGGTACATGCCCTCGACATTCTCGGGAAACCACTGGGCATACTGTTGCCACTGTTCGTACTTGGGGAGCCGAACGTTCCGTTTGGCCTCTTCGACGGTCGCATCCTTCTGTAGCTGTTCGCGCACGGCGGCCCTGAGGTCTTCAAGGTAGTTGCGAAATTGAGCGACGTGCTCCTTCCTGCCGATCTTGCCGTGGCCTGGGACCAACACGTCGAAGTCCAATTGTTCGACCAGTTTGAGAGATTCGATCCAATCGTCCGGATAGCCGTCCGGTAACGCGCGGTAGGCGACGGTTTCGACCGGAATGAAGTCCACCGCGAACAGCAACTTGCGCTGCGGCAAGAGCACCACCAGACTGTTATCCGAATGGTTCTTTCCCGTATAGATCAATTCGACATGCGTTCCACCGAGATCGATGGACATCCGGTCGGTGAAGGTAAGATCCGGAGGAGGGGTTTTCGGATCCGCCGCCTGGATGATTTTCGCCCTGGCCGCCGCATGACTGACGAAGCGCGCCTGGTCGGCAAAGACGCTGCCGCCGGTGATGTGATCGTTGTGGTGATGACTGTAGACCACATAGCGCACCGGTTGATCCGTGAGTGTCTTGATCTCGGCCTTCAGCCAGGCCGCCGCTTCCGCACTGATCGGGTCGGTGACGATCACACCTTGGGGAGTCGTGATGAAAATGGCCTGGTGAAATTGATGTCGGTACAGGTAGACGTCATCGGCCAGTTTGGTGATTTCATCGTCCGGCCTGGACTGTTGCGCGGACACCCCTGGTCCCTGAACCAGCAGACTTCCAACCGCCAGCACCAAAAAAACCCACCGATATCCACGCATGGTCACCTCCTTCTTCTCGAGCACCGTCGAATAACGCCGGGGCATGCCTTCTTTTCACGCTCGGATAGTGTTCAACGCTGGTGCGTACGACGAGAATCGTCTTCCTCATGATGTTACCTCAAATCTCTCGAATGGCCGAAAGGCGATCCGGGCGCTCCGCCACGCCTCGACCGGCCTCCGCGACGGACACGTATTGCCCCGCCTCGTCGTCGAAGGCCATCACGTTGCCGCTCTCGATTTCATAGACCCAGGCATGAAGCCGCAACTTGCCGTGTGACAGGGCGGTCAACACCGACGGATGCGTACGGAGGTTCTCGACCTGGACGAGCACGTTCTCTTCGATGCAGATCTCGAGTTTCTCGTCCTTTGGCAGGTCCTGGTAATGCGCCGCCATCACCCGTCTCGTGGCTTCGGCGTAGATGAGCCACCCCTTCGTCGCCGGGAGGGCCTCCAGAGAAGCAGGGTCCAGCACCGCCTTCATCGCGCCGCAGTGGGTGTGGCCGCAGACGATGATGTCGTTCACCGCCAAGGCTTCGATCGCATATTCGATCGCCGCTGCTTCCGCGCCGTGCATCGGGCCATAGGGAGGAACGAGGTTGCCGGCATTGCGAAGGATGAACAGGTCGCCCGGCAGGGTCTGAGTCAGGAGGGTGGGACTGACTCGACTGTCCGAACAGGTAATGAAGAGCGCGTCCGGCTCTTGCCCCTTGGCGAGACGCTCGAACAACTCCTTCTTCCTGCCAAAGACGCCGGACTGAAACCGATGGATGCCCTCGACCAATCTTTTCACTTCCTCTCTCCTCCATTGTCCGGCATCGAATGCAACGCCACAGATGATAGTGCAGTCCCTTGCCGAACTTCCGGAAGCCGGCACAGCAACCTGTCTCGTTCACGCACAGATCCGGTCTCCGACCATGGTTTCGGTCCTGACCCGTCATACGCCTCGATCACACGTCGCCCCTTACGGCGAGCACCCTCGGCCACACCCTAGTCGATCGACCGTCGCCCTGCATCGAGACTCAGGGGCCCGGCTCCGTGCGCCAAGACGTAGAGGAGCCCCCCCAGGATCGCGAGGTTCTTCATCATATGGAACTGTTGATCCTGTACCGCATGTTTCCCCAGTCACGATATCCGAACGGAAGCCGGGACGCGTCGCACACGTCGCGCAAGATATTCACCGCCGCAGCAAGACCGGGCACCGGCCGGTCATCGACGAGCGCCGACATATCGCTGATCATAACGACGTCACGTTGTCCGGAGACGCCCAAGTCCTGTTCGACGAGCATTCGCCCTGCGCGGTCGGTCGCTGCGCCGAACGCCTGGTACAGCGGCGAAGTGAGACTCCCGTCTCCCAGACCGTGACGTCTACCGCTCCGTTCGACAGGGCCTTCGCGGCATGAAGACCGTCGAACCTGCCGCCGACGATGATGATTGTCGGACAGTGCGGTCCCGCACTCATCACACCTCTCTCTCGGCGGATTCGGTTGTCCATTCGGTCATGTCATCGCCTCTGAACAGGACTCACCGGTACGGTAGATCCACGCTTCATCCGCTTGTCAGCGCCGCTGGGTCCATCCCTACTCCCCGGTGCCCCACGAAATCCGCTCACGCCATCTGCCCGATGGTTTTCCGTAGCCGCCCCAACGCGACCATGAAAAAGACGCCTCCGATCGCGGCGAGGCTGAGGAGTTGGGGCCACACCACCTCCAGACCGGCTCCGCGATACAACACGGCCTGCGCCAGCGCGACGAAGTGGGTGGTGGGTGCGACCAGCATCACGGTTTGCACGAACTCAGGCATACTCTCGCGCGGGGTGGTGCCGCCGGATAACATCTGCAGGGGCAGCGTTACGAGTACCAGCAACACTCCGAACTGGGGCATTGAGCGGGCGACCGTGGCCAGGAAGATGCCCAGGGATGTGGTGGCAAACAGATGCACTGCCGCGCCGACAAAAAACAGGGTACGCGAGCCCTCGATCGGCATGGCCAGCAGGCCCTGTACGATGAACAGGAGCGCAAAGGCGCAGGCGGCGAGAACGACCAAGCCCATCGGCCAGACCTTGCTGGTCATAATTTCCAATGGGGTCACCGGCATGACCAGGAGATGTTCAATGGTGCCACGCTCCCGCTCGCGGATCAGCGCGGCACCGGTGAGCACGAGGGACAACATCGTCACGTTGTTGATGACCTGTACCACCGCGCCGAACCAGGTCTGAGTCAACGAGGGATTGAAGCGGGCGCGTAGCGCGAGGTCTACCTGTGGCACAGTGCTTCCACGATAACGTCGAGCGAACTCGTTCACTTCGTCGGTGATGATGGTTTGAATGTAGCCGCTGCCGACGAAGGCCTGGCTCATGCGGGTGGCATCGACGTTGAGCTGGATTGTCGGCCTTCGTCCGGCCAGCAGGTCGCGCTGGAACTCCGGAGGAATGTTGAGCGCGAAGGTGAACAGGCCGGCATCCATGCCCTTGTCCATGCCCGTCTGTGGGACCAATTCCGGAACAAGGAAGTGAGGGGGATAAAACGCGCCGACGATGCGCAGCGAGAGCGGCGACCGATCCTCATCGACGATAGCGATCGGAGCCTTGTTGAGCGCTTCCGGCATAGCCGTCGCTCCGGCATAGATGGCAACGGAGAACGAGTAGCCGATCAGGATCAGCAGCCGTGAGTCGCGGGCCAGACTGTAGAGTTCTTTGATTCCCAGCTGCAGAATGTTCACGGCACGCATTCAGACCTCCTGCTTTTTCAAGAGGGCGACGCAGAGCCCCATCAAGACCGGCACGGCCAGCATCAGGGCCAGGAAAGCGGGCTGCAAGTCGGCAAAGCCCAGCGCCTTAGAGAACGTCCCTCTGGAAATGGTCAGGAAATGGGTGGTCGGATAAAGACGGCCGATCAATGCGCCGAGCCCTTCCAGGGAAGAGACCGGATCGATCATACCGGAGAACTGCGTTACCGGGAGGATCGTCAGTACCATGGTGCCGAAGACGGCAGCGATTTGACTGCGCATGAAGGCCGAGATCAACAGCCCAATAGCGGTGGCGGAAATGACATACAGCAACGCCGCTGTGGCCAGGGCAACAAAACTACCGGTCAAGGGGACGCCGAATACGGTGACGGCGAGCACGGCCATCACCAGGAAGTTGAGCATCGCCAACAGGATGTAGGGCAGTTGCTTGCCGAGCAGAAACTCCAACTTGGTCACCGGCGTGACATAAAGGTTCACGATCGAGCCCATTTCCTTGTCCTGCACGACGGAGAGCGCGGTGAGCATGGATGGAATCAGCATCAAGAGCAGCGGAATCATCGCCGGAACCATCGAAACCAGACTCTTGACGTCGGGGTTATAGCGAAATCGGGTTTCGATATTGACCAACCCGGCGGACAGTGGCTCTCCAGGCCGGTGAGAGGCCATACCAGCCAGCCAATGAGCGTGCATGCCGCGTACATAGCCCTGCACGGTTTCGGCACGCTGGGGCATGGCCCCATCGATCCAGGCGCCGATTTCCACCCGCTCACCCCGGCCCAGATCGCGAGCGAAGCCAGGGGGAATTTCGAGCGCGAGGCTCAGCTCTCCGTTGCGCATGCGTCGATCCAGCTCGGCATAGTCGGAAAGGGGCGCATGTTCGACGAAATACCGCGAGCCGGCGAGGTTCAACACATAGTCGTGGCTGGTGGAGGTTTGGTCGCGGTCGAGTACGGCGAAAGTCAGATCGTTTACATCCATGCTGATGCCGTAGCCTACGACGAACATCAGCAGGACGCTGCCGAGCAACGCCAGTGTGGCGCGAATTGGGTCACGACGAAGGTCGAGAGCCTCGATCCGGGTGTAACTGAACAGGCGGCCGAGATCGAACACCCGCCTCTTGTCCTGGGCGATCAGGGCGGGTGTCTGAGGGGCGGAAAGGGCAGGGGACGGAGACCTGACCAGGTCTGCGGGCGATGGCGACTCCTTGATCTTATCCTTTCTCACGGCCTCTTCCAGATAGCCGACGAATGCATCCTCCAAGGTGTTCACCCCGCGCTGCTCTGTCAGCGAGGCCGGCGAGCCGGTGACGAGCACCTTGCCCGCGTGCATCAGTGAGATACGGTCGCACCGTTCGGCCTCGTTCATGAAATGAGTGGAGATGAAAATAGTGACTTTGTCTTGGCGCGCCAGGTCGATCATGATCTGCCAGAAGCCATCGCGGGCGATCGGGTCGACGCCGGAGGTGGGCTCATCGAGGATCAGCATCTCCGGACGATGGATCATCGCCACCGCCAGCGACAAGCGCTGACGACGACCCAATGGCAAGGTGTCGGGCAGCGCGTCAATCACGTCGGCCAGATCGAAACGGACGGCCATAGCTTCGACCCGACCACTGATCTCCTCTGCCGGCACGTGGAACAGCTTAGCGTGCAGCGCCAGATTCTGGCGCACCGTCAGTTCCGAATAGAGTGAAAAGGATTGCGACATATAGCCGACACGCTGCCGGGTACTCAGATCTTTCGGGTCAACCGTCCGACCGAACAGCCAGGCCTGTCCCTCACTCGCCGGCAGCAGGCCGGTCAACATTTTCATGGT
Proteins encoded in this region:
- a CDS encoding Universal stress protein family, translated to MNPRLITRILFPTDFSDCSARAQEYAMYLATAWDVTVDVLHVIERPVWLKDNAAGLSVVEQAQKETARRLEVVQDQMARSGIAGSVRQSVGIPSEQINLVARENGADLVVLGAQGCTKILHGLLGSTAERVIKEGPCPILAVPGLGDEEARPVTEALSSIPVRHILAPVDFSSPSLDSLEYAIQLANGLGSKVTLVHVLEPLYYDLEYGLGAIEHDVRKRDHWKKQLTEFRDLIKSLGLQAEFEISGGIPSESILSSALRVGCDLIVMGTHGRRGISRLRFGSVAEAVLRRATCPVLTVKAPKFALGHPRLVPQVVAEA
- a CDS encoding Carbonic anhydrase, beta class, with the translated sequence MKRLVEGIHRFQSGVFGRKKELFERLAKGQEPDALFITCSDSRVSPTLLTQTLPGDLFILRNAGNLVPPYGPMHGAEAAAIEYAIEALAVNDIIVCGHTHCGAMKAVLDPASLEALPATKGWLIYAEATRRVMAAHYQDLPKDEKLEICIEENVLVQVENLRTHPSVLTALSHGKLRLHAWVYEIESGNVMAFDDEAGQYVSVAEAGRGVAERPDRLSAIREI
- a CDS encoding Inner membrane transport permease YhhJ, translated to MRAVNILQLGIKELYSLARDSRLLILIGYSFSVAIYAGATAMPEALNKAPIAIVDEDRSPLSLRIVGAFYPPHFLVPELVPQTGMDKGMDAGLFTFALNIPPEFQRDLLAGRRPTIQLNVDATRMSQAFVGSGYIQTIITDEVNEFARRYRGSTVPQVDLALRARFNPSLTQTWFGAVVQVINNVTMLSLVLTGAALIRERERGTIEHLLVMPVTPLEIMTSKVWPMGLVVLAACAFALLFIVQGLLAMPIEGSRTLFFVGAAVHLFATTSLGIFLATVARSMPQFGVLLVLVTLPLQMLSGGTTPRESMPEFVQTVMLVAPTTHFVALAQAVLYRGAGLEVVWPQLLSLAAIGGVFFMVALGRLRKTIGQMA
- a CDS encoding Ribosome-associated ATPase RbbA, with protein sequence MTPDKPADSTRVDETPVVRITNVSLRYGKTVALNDVSLDLPAGKTVGLIGPDGVGKSSLFSLISGARAIQEGRIDVLAGNMAEARHRQEICPRIAYMPQGLGKNLYPTLSVFENIDFFGRLFGHHKVERMHRIADLLDSTGLTPFRDRAAGKLSGGMKQKLGLCCALIHDPDLLILDEPTTGVDPLSRRQFWDLVEHIRSGRPGMSVLISTAYMEEAARFDWLVTMHAGRVLATGSPQELLARSGATSLEDAFVALLPEEERRGHRAVVIPPSTGDDGGIAIEAKDLTMRFGEFVAVDHVTFRIERGEIFGFLGSNGCGKTTTMKMLTGLLPASEGQAWLFGRTVDPKDLSTRQRVGYMSQSFSLYSELTVRQNLALHAKLFHVPAEEISGRVEAMAVRFDLADVIDALPDTLPLGRRQRLSLAVAMIHRPEMLILDEPTSGVDPIARDGFWQIMIDLARQDKVTIFISTHFMNEAERCDRISLMHAGKVLVTGSPASLTEQRGVNTLEDAFVGYLEEAVRKDKIKESPSPADLVRSPSPALSAPQTPALIAQDKRRVFDLGRLFSYTRIEALDLRRDPIRATLALLGSVLLMFVVGYGISMDVNDLTFAVLDRDQTSTSHDYVLNLAGSRYFVEHAPLSDYAELDRRMRNGELSLALEIPPGFARDLGRGERVEIGAWIDGAMPQRAETVQGYVRGMHAHWLAGMASHRPGEPLSAGLVNIETRFRYNPDVKSLVSMVPAMIPLLLMLIPSMLTALSVVQDKEMGSIVNLYVTPVTKLEFLLGKQLPYILLAMLNFLVMAVLAVTVFGVPLTGSFVALATAALLYVISATAIGLLISAFMRSQIAAVFGTMVLTILPVTQFSGMIDPVSSLEGLGALIGRLYPTTHFLTISRGTFSKALGFADLQPAFLALMLAVPVLMGLCVALLKKQEV